Proteins found in one Magnolia sinica isolate HGM2019 chromosome 5, MsV1, whole genome shotgun sequence genomic segment:
- the LOC131245359 gene encoding protein trichome birefringence-like 31, with protein MTPPSSSDRRILSLFPFVLASLLFIGTSRLAIENSRAINGRRRSYPTYSKGRITNARSLTNFSRDEPLFNGCDVFDGRWVLDDVSRPLYKEESCPYLTKQVTCQRNGRPDSLYQKWRWEPYACELPRFDALTLLEMLRGKRLMFVGDSIQRTQWESMVCLLQSVIPDGKKSVHRNPPMKIFRAEDYDASIEFYWAPFIVQSNSDNTRNHTVHKRLVKLDSISKHSDRWKGVDVMVFDSYVWWMYKPIINATTGRLHNVQEYNVTTAYRLALKTWANWLESNINPTTQKVFFMSMSPTHLWSWEWKTGSDENCFNEFYPIWGSSYWGTGSNRDIMGILRDALKELKINVTLLNITQLSEFRKDAHTSVYTERRGKLLTKEQKSDPKNYADCIHWCLPGVPDTWNEILYAFLLYDYPQFS; from the exons ATGACACCACCCTCTTCATCAGATCGCCGGATTCTGTCGCTCTTCCCCTTCGTTCTTGCCTCCCTTCTCTTCATTGGAACGTCTCGTCTGGCTATAGAGAACTCTCGAGCAATCAACGGCCGAAGACGGTCCTATCCCACATATTCCAAGGGGAGAATCACAAATGCCAGATCTTTAACTAATTTTTCCAGAGATGAACCTCTTTTCAACGGATGCGATGTTTTCGACGGGAGATGGGTGTTGGATGATGTATCGCGTCCTCTATACAAAGAGGAGAGCTGTCCTTACTTGACTAAACAGGTGACTTGCCAGAGGAACGGAAGGCCTGATTCTCTCTATCAGAAGTGGAGGTGGGAGCCTTATGCATGCGAATTGCCCAG GTTTGATGCACTGACTCTTTTGGAGATGTTGAGAGGAAAAAGATTAATGTTCGTAGGGGACTCGATTCAGAGAACTCAATGGGAATCCATGGTATGTCTCCTTCAATCCGTCATCCCTGATGGAAAGAAATCCGTCCACAGAAATCCCCCAATGAAAATCTTCAGAGCTGAG GATTACGACGCCTCCATCGAGTTCTACTGGGCTCCTTTTATAGTACAGTCCAATTCAGACAACACCAGGAATCACACCGTCCATAAAAGGCTCGTCAAGCTTGATTCCATATCCAAACATAGCGACCGTTGGAAAGGAGTCGATGTGATGGTGTTCGACAGCTATGTATGGTGGATGTACAAGCCTATCATCAACGCAAC AACTGGGCGTCTTCACAATGTCCAAGAATACAATGTTACTACTGCTTACAGATTAGCATTGAAGACATGGGCCAATTGGTTAGAATCCAATATCAATCCTACCACACAAAAGGTGTTCTTCATGAGTATGTCTCCAACACATCTGTG GAGTTGGGAATGGAAGACTGGAAGTGATGAAAACTGTTTCAATGAATTCTATCCGATCTGGGGATCGTCGTATTGGGGGACCGGTTCTAATAGAGATATAATGGGAATATTGAGAGATGCATTGAAAGAGCTGAAGATTAACGTTACTCTTCTCAACATCACTCAACTATCCGAATTTCGAAAGGACGCGCACACATCAGTTTACACGGAGCGGAGAGGAAAGCTCTTGACCAAGGAACAGAAATCTGATCCGAAGAATTATGCGGATTGCATACATTGGTGTTTGCCTGGAGTCCCTGATACATGGAATGAGATATTGTATGCATTTTTGTTGTATGATTATCCTCAATTTAGTTGA